The Bradyrhizobium guangxiense genomic sequence TGCTGGTAAAGATAAGCCAGCATCGCATCGCTCTCGTCGCGGGGGATGCCGTTGATGTGGCGGGTGAAGCCGCGGTTGACATAAAGCGCCTTCTTGCCGGTGACCGGATGCGTGCGCACCACAGGATGCTCGGCGTGGGGGTAGGACGGACGGTCAGCGACGCCATAGTTCGCGTAGAGGCCGCGATAGATCGGCTCACCATCATGCAGCGCGGTGAGCCCATCGAGATAGGCCTTCATGCGGTCCGACAACGCCTCGTAGGCTGCGTACATGTTGGCGAACAGCGTGTCGCCGCCGCGCGGAGGGCACTGCTTGATGTAAAGGATCGAGCCCATCGGCGGCTCGAGGGCGCAGGACACGTCGGAGTGCCAGCCCTCGCCGTTCGCCCGTGGCGAGTTCTTGTCGGCGTAGATCTTCATCAAGGCGGGGTCTTCGTCCTCGTGGGGTGCGGCGGGATGAAAATGCAATTCGCCGAACTTGCGGCCAAAGGCGAGGTGCTGCTGCGGCGTGATGTGCTGGTCGCGGAAGAAGATGACGAGGTTTTCGGCGAGCGCGCGGTGGATTTCATCCATCTGCTGGTTGGAACGGCTATCGCCATCGACGAGCTTCCCGAGATCGACGCCCGAAATCTCCGCGCCGATGATGGGAGTGAGCTTTTCGACCTGAAGCGTCTCGTATGGCGCGCCGTCCTCGGCGGTGTGGCGATAGCGCGGGCCTTGCTTGCCGGCGAGTGAGCTCATGGCGTGTCTCCCGATCATTGTTGATTGGGAGGCATCGTAACGCGCGGTGACAGATACGCAATCTGCACCGCAAACACAGCCGTCGTCCCGGACAAGCGCAGCGAAGCGGAGCGCAGATCCGGGACCCATAGCCACAGAACTAGATTGGGCGAAGACTCGGAGTGACAGCCCGTCGTAACCACAAAGTCCTGTGGTTATGGGTCCCGGATCGGCGCGCGCTTTGATGCGCGCTTGTCCGGGACGACGGCGGAGTATCCGCGGGCGTAAAACTACTCCGCTGCGGTCACCGGCACCTTGGCACCCTGGCCGTAGCGCTGGTCGATATAGTCGATCACCAGCGCCTTGAAGTCGGCGGAGATGGTCGGACCACGCAGCGTGCGGAACTTCTTGCCGTCGACGAAGACAGGCGCGGCCGGCGCTTCGCCGGTGCCCGGCAGCGAGATGCCGATATTGGCATGCTTGGATTCGCCGGGACCGTTGACGATGCAGCCCATCACCGCGACGTTGAGCTCCTCGACCCCGGGATATTTCGTCTTCCACGTCGGCATCTCGTCGCGAATGAAATCCTGGATCGAGCGCGCCAGCTCCTGGAACGTGGTCGAGGTGGTGCGGCCGCAGCCGGGGCACGCCGCGACCAGCGGCACGAAGGTGCGGAAGCCCATGGTCTGCAAGAGCTCCTGGCCGACCTGCACCTCGCGGGTGCGGTCGCCGCCGGGCTCCGGCGTCAGCGAGATGCGGATGGTGTCGCCGATGCCCTGCTGCAAGAGGATGCCGAGCGCGGCCGAGGAGGCCACGATGCCCTTCGAGCCCATGCCGGCTTCGGTCAGGCCGAGATGGATGGCGTAGTCGGAACGGCTGGCGAGATCCTGGTAGACCGCTATGAGATCCTGCACCGCCGAGACCTTTGCGGAAAGGATGATGCGGTTCTTGGGCATGCCGAGCTCTTCGGCGCGCGCAGCCGAGAGCAGCGCGGACTGCACCATGGCCTCGCGCGTCACCGCGCGCACGTCGCGCGGATTCGGCGAAGCGGCATTCTCGTCCATCAGCTTGGTCAAGAGCTCCTGGTCGAGCGAGCCCCAATTGGCGCCGATGCGGACCGGCTTGTTGTTCTTGTTCGCGATCTCGATGATGTCGGCGAACTGGGTGTCGCGCTTGTCCTTGAAGCCGACATTGCCGGGATTGATGCGGTACTTGGCGAGCGCCTCGGCGCAGGCCGGATAGGCCGCGAGCAGCTTGTGGCCGATATAGTGGAAGTCACCGATCAGCGGCGTGGTGATACCGCGCTTGGCGAGGCCGTCGCGGATGTGCGGAACGGCGGCCGCGGCTTCCTCGCGGTCCACGGTGATGCGGACCATTTCGGAGCCGGCACGCGCGAGCGCCGCAACCTGAGCGATGGTGCTTTCGACATCGGCGGTGTCGGTATTGGTCATCGACTGCACGACAATCGGCGCACCGCCGCCGACGGCGACGTCGCCGACTTTGACCTGGGTGGTATGATGGCGCGGCGCAGGTCCCGCGATGTCGGAATCGATGGTGGTTTCGGGCTTGTTCATGGGGTCCAAATATCAGGTTTTGGTGACGTTCAGCAATGCATCAGCTGGCGCCGTAGCCGTTTGGCTCGGACGGTTAACCAGAAAAAGCCCAGCAATTACAAGGAGGGCAGCCGCCCCGAACGCCAGACTTAGGGTGTCGTGCATGATGAAATAGCTACCCACCACGCCAAACAAAGGGGTGATGAAGGTAAAAGCCGACAATTTGCTGGCCGAATAGGCCTTCACCAGCGCGAACCAAAGCGTGAACGTGGTTCCAACGACCCAGATCGCCTGAAACGCCATCAGGCCGAGCGACAGCGGCGCCGGCACGTGGGTGATGGTCTCGCCGAACAGCCAGGCCGCCGACCCCAGGATCGGGATCGAGGTGGCGACCTGATAGCCGAGCGCCTTCTCGGGCGCGGCGAACCGTAACGTCGTGCCCTTGGCGACCAGCGTCGTCGCCGCCCACAGCGCGGCGCCGCCGACGATCATGAGGTCGCCGAGCAGAACATGCGAATCGACATTGGGCTGGGGCACACCGATGGCGAGGGCGACGCCGGCAAAGCTGATGGCAAGGCCGAGCCATTGCGAGGCGCCGAGCCGCTCGCCCAGCACCTGGTAGGAACCGAGCGCCACGAAGAACGGCGCGGTGTAGAGGAACACCACCGCGCGCGAGGCCGAGGTGAGGCGCAGCCCCTGGAAGATCAGCACGAATTCGATGCCGAACATCAGCCCGGCAACCAGGCCGGGCTTCCATGTTCCGTCGCGCTCGAAGAATTTGACGCCGCGAAGCGTGCCGATGAAGAACAGCACCGGCAGCGCGCCCATCGAGCGGATCATGGCCTGCAACATCGGCGGGATATCCGGCAGAACCAGCTTCACCGCGATCTGGTTGAACCCCCAGGTCACGCACAGCATGAGCATCAGGGCGATGGCGCCGGCACTGGGGGGACGTGCGGCGGACGGAATGGCTTGTGGTGAGGACATGTCTTCCCGAAAAACCGGCTTTGCGCCGTTGTTGATTTATGCAGCTTTCTGACAATGGGTGCAGACGCCCGTGATCTCCACCACGGACAATTTGGGAGCGAAGCCTGAGCTGCGGGCCGCAGCGTTGAGATCCCCGGCGAAGGACGCCGACGGGATCTCGCCGACGAGGCCGCAGCGCTCGCAGATCAGGAACGCCACCGCCGAGGTCGCATCGTGGTCGTGGGCGGCGCAGGCGAGATAGGCGTTGCGGCTTTCGATGCGGTGCACGAGGCCGTTG encodes the following:
- the ispG gene encoding flavodoxin-dependent (E)-4-hydroxy-3-methylbut-2-enyl-diphosphate synthase translates to MNKPETTIDSDIAGPAPRHHTTQVKVGDVAVGGGAPIVVQSMTNTDTADVESTIAQVAALARAGSEMVRITVDREEAAAAVPHIRDGLAKRGITTPLIGDFHYIGHKLLAAYPACAEALAKYRINPGNVGFKDKRDTQFADIIEIANKNNKPVRIGANWGSLDQELLTKLMDENAASPNPRDVRAVTREAMVQSALLSAARAEELGMPKNRIILSAKVSAVQDLIAVYQDLASRSDYAIHLGLTEAGMGSKGIVASSAALGILLQQGIGDTIRISLTPEPGGDRTREVQVGQELLQTMGFRTFVPLVAACPGCGRTTSTTFQELARSIQDFIRDEMPTWKTKYPGVEELNVAVMGCIVNGPGESKHANIGISLPGTGEAPAAPVFVDGKKFRTLRGPTISADFKALVIDYIDQRYGQGAKVPVTAAE
- a CDS encoding TauD/TfdA dioxygenase family protein, with product MSSLAGKQGPRYRHTAEDGAPYETLQVEKLTPIIGAEISGVDLGKLVDGDSRSNQQMDEIHRALAENLVIFFRDQHITPQQHLAFGRKFGELHFHPAAPHEDEDPALMKIYADKNSPRANGEGWHSDVSCALEPPMGSILYIKQCPPRGGDTLFANMYAAYEALSDRMKAYLDGLTALHDGEPIYRGLYANYGVADRPSYPHAEHPVVRTHPVTGKKALYVNRGFTRHINGIPRDESDAMLAYLYQHAENPLFQCRFRWTENAIAFWDNRCTQHRAMWDYWPHTRSGTRVTVKGERPV
- a CDS encoding DMT family transporter, with translation MSSPQAIPSAARPPSAGAIALMLMLCVTWGFNQIAVKLVLPDIPPMLQAMIRSMGALPVLFFIGTLRGVKFFERDGTWKPGLVAGLMFGIEFVLIFQGLRLTSASRAVVFLYTAPFFVALGSYQVLGERLGASQWLGLAISFAGVALAIGVPQPNVDSHVLLGDLMIVGGAALWAATTLVAKGTTLRFAAPEKALGYQVATSIPILGSAAWLFGETITHVPAPLSLGLMAFQAIWVVGTTFTLWFALVKAYSASKLSAFTFITPLFGVVGSYFIMHDTLSLAFGAAALLVIAGLFLVNRPSQTATAPADALLNVTKT